A DNA window from Pseudomonas sp. B21-056 contains the following coding sequences:
- the dapA gene encoding 4-hydroxy-tetrahydrodipicolinate synthase: MLELKGILPALVTPFDKSGAVDHTMLADIIEHQLKAGVHGFVPLGSTGEYYALTNEERRQILATVKEVVGDRGTLIAGANGSCTREVLEQVKQTVDAGYNNLLIAPPYYALPSQEELLSHYNAILEAFPQINVVLYNYPVRTNVEVGFDVMQALKDHPRVVGIKESSGNLLRGIEIGENYKGKIQLSCGSDDQALDFFIWGATSWICGPANVFPEKVVDFYQKFTAGDLAGAQNVMRNLFPIMSNLESGKFVQKVKYGTELAGFQAGNARAPLLPLTDAEKAEFRRVFEVAQG, translated from the coding sequence ATGCTTGAACTCAAAGGCATCCTGCCTGCGCTCGTGACCCCTTTCGATAAATCCGGTGCGGTCGACCACACGATGCTCGCCGACATCATCGAGCACCAGTTGAAAGCGGGCGTCCATGGTTTCGTACCGTTGGGCTCCACCGGTGAATACTACGCGCTGACCAACGAGGAACGTCGCCAGATCCTGGCGACGGTCAAGGAAGTGGTTGGTGATCGCGGGACCCTGATTGCCGGTGCCAACGGCTCCTGCACCCGTGAAGTATTGGAGCAGGTCAAGCAGACGGTGGACGCCGGCTACAACAACCTGCTGATTGCTCCGCCGTACTACGCGCTGCCTTCCCAGGAAGAGCTGCTCAGCCACTACAACGCGATTCTCGAAGCGTTCCCGCAGATCAACGTCGTGTTGTACAACTACCCGGTGCGCACCAACGTCGAGGTCGGTTTCGACGTGATGCAAGCGCTCAAGGATCATCCGCGTGTGGTCGGCATCAAGGAAAGCAGCGGCAACCTGCTGCGCGGTATCGAGATCGGCGAGAACTACAAAGGCAAAATTCAACTGTCCTGCGGTTCCGACGATCAGGCGCTGGACTTCTTCATCTGGGGCGCGACCAGCTGGATCTGTGGCCCGGCCAACGTCTTCCCGGAAAAAGTCGTCGACTTCTATCAGAAGTTCACCGCGGGCGACCTGGCCGGTGCGCAGAATGTCATGCGCAATCTGTTCCCGATCATGTCTAACCTGGAAAGTGGCAAGTTCGTGCAGAAGGTCAAGTACGGCACCGAGCTGGCAGGCTTCCAGGCCGGCAACGCCCGCGCGCCACTGCTGCCGCTGACCGACGCTGAAAAAGCCGAGTTCCGCCGGGTGTTTGAAGTGGCTCAGGGTTGA
- a CDS encoding NAD(P)/FAD-dependent oxidoreductase — protein sequence MNSPQTSTQQQAVVIGGGIVGVCCALYLQREGHRVILVDPAAPGDSTAKWSCGQMAVSEVIPLSKPGILKKIPGWLMDQKGPLALRPSALPGILPWFLRFLACARHARIVEIAGDMATLTEHVYEDYAPLLEACPDKTLLGQRPIIEVFDSADGVAHERPHLELRKALGFQSEELGADEIADLEPSLAGKFKHGLLFPDWRAVSDTEGFIAALTQSFIEQGGARVRELVKRIDSVDDRATGVTLADGARIAAQHVVVAAGTGSREFFSQLGVSVPLAGIAGYQVVLPQSGVEFRHSVIYADGGFCFSPMTRGLQIGGTIEFAAAGAEPNFKRADIILEKARRVLPQLNTDNLQYGVGYRPFLPDTKPIIDRSERLTNVYMAFGHGQLGLTLGATTGRLIADMAAGRPTAQNLKPFSAKRFALIGGHA from the coding sequence ATGAATTCTCCACAAACATCCACTCAACAACAGGCGGTCGTCATCGGCGGGGGCATCGTCGGGGTCTGTTGTGCTCTCTATCTGCAACGCGAGGGGCACCGGGTGATCCTCGTGGACCCTGCCGCTCCGGGGGACAGCACGGCGAAATGGAGCTGCGGCCAGATGGCGGTCAGTGAAGTCATCCCGTTGTCCAAACCCGGTATTCTTAAAAAGATCCCTGGCTGGCTGATGGACCAGAAGGGACCATTGGCCTTGCGTCCCAGCGCACTGCCGGGGATCCTGCCCTGGTTCCTGCGTTTCCTGGCCTGCGCCCGCCATGCCAGGATCGTCGAGATCGCCGGCGACATGGCGACCCTGACCGAACATGTCTACGAAGACTACGCGCCGCTGCTGGAGGCTTGCCCAGACAAGACCCTGCTCGGCCAGCGTCCGATCATCGAGGTGTTCGACTCGGCGGATGGCGTTGCCCATGAGCGTCCCCATCTGGAATTGAGAAAAGCCTTGGGCTTCCAGTCCGAGGAATTGGGCGCGGACGAGATTGCCGACCTGGAACCCAGCCTGGCCGGAAAATTCAAGCACGGCCTGCTGTTTCCCGATTGGCGCGCCGTCAGCGACACCGAAGGTTTCATCGCTGCCTTGACCCAGAGCTTTATCGAACAAGGCGGCGCTCGGGTTCGTGAACTCGTCAAGCGCATCGACAGCGTGGACGATCGCGCCACCGGCGTGACCCTGGCCGACGGCGCACGAATTGCCGCGCAGCATGTCGTGGTCGCCGCAGGCACCGGTTCCCGGGAGTTCTTCAGCCAGTTGGGCGTCAGCGTGCCCCTGGCGGGCATCGCCGGCTACCAGGTGGTGCTGCCGCAGTCGGGCGTGGAGTTCCGCCATTCGGTGATCTATGCCGATGGCGGTTTCTGCTTCAGCCCCATGACCCGTGGACTGCAGATCGGCGGCACTATCGAGTTCGCCGCCGCCGGTGCCGAGCCCAACTTCAAGCGCGCCGATATCATCCTGGAGAAGGCCCGTCGCGTGCTGCCGCAACTCAACACCGACAACCTGCAATACGGCGTCGGTTACCGGCCTTTCCTGCCAGACACCAAACCGATCATCGACCGTTCCGAGCGGCTGACCAACGTCTACATGGCGTTCGGTCACGGCCAGCTTGGCCTGACCCTGGGGGCGACCACTGGCCGGCTGATCGCCGACATGGCCGCAGGCAGGCCCACCGCACAAAATCTGAAGCCCTTCAGTGCCAAGCGCTTCGCCCTGATTGGAGGACATGCATGA
- a CDS encoding aldehyde dehydrogenase family protein — translation MNTYNQLYINGQWVTPVRKGTFQTFDPSSEALIAEVAAATAEDIDLAVKAARQAFDAGPWSQTSGAQRAVVLRRIAQGIRERQQELAELEVRDNGKPLPEALWDIGDTAGCFDFYADLAEDLDGHAEQPVPLADDRFSSVARKEAIGVAGAIIPWNFPMLMAAWKVAPALAAGCCMVLKPSELTPLTALELARIADQAGLPAGVLNIVPGLGPDAGAPLAEHPGIDKLAFTGSVPTGSRIMQAAARDIKNISLELGGKSPFIIFDDSDLEAAVEWIMFGIFWNQGQVCSATSRVLVQRDLYEPLLHRLKAEAAKIVIGNGQQDGVLLGPLVSQGQYDKVRAAISRGKEEGARLVCGGERPAGFDKGFYLQPTVFADVAEDSWIWTEEIFGPVVCVRPFDDEQEALRSANDSRFGLAAAVMSRDLERADRVARKLRAGIVWINCSQPTFTEAPWGGYKQSGIGRELGEWGLNNYLETKQITRFDSDQPWGWYIK, via the coding sequence ATGAACACGTACAACCAGCTGTATATCAACGGCCAGTGGGTCACCCCGGTCCGCAAAGGCACCTTCCAGACCTTCGACCCCAGCAGCGAGGCCCTGATTGCCGAAGTGGCTGCCGCCACTGCCGAAGACATCGACCTGGCCGTCAAGGCCGCACGCCAGGCCTTCGATGCAGGTCCCTGGTCGCAGACCAGCGGTGCCCAGCGTGCCGTGGTGTTGCGGCGTATCGCCCAGGGCATCCGCGAGCGTCAGCAGGAGCTGGCCGAGCTGGAGGTGCGTGACAACGGCAAGCCGTTGCCGGAAGCCCTATGGGACATCGGCGACACCGCCGGCTGCTTCGATTTCTATGCCGATCTGGCCGAAGACCTCGACGGCCATGCCGAACAACCGGTGCCCTTGGCGGACGACCGCTTCAGCAGTGTGGCGCGCAAGGAGGCCATCGGCGTGGCGGGGGCTATCATCCCGTGGAACTTCCCGATGCTGATGGCCGCCTGGAAAGTCGCCCCGGCCCTGGCCGCCGGTTGCTGCATGGTGCTCAAGCCTTCGGAACTGACCCCGCTCACAGCCCTGGAACTGGCGCGTATCGCCGACCAGGCCGGGCTGCCTGCGGGTGTGCTCAACATCGTGCCGGGCCTGGGTCCGGACGCCGGCGCGCCTCTGGCCGAGCATCCCGGTATCGACAAGCTGGCCTTCACCGGCAGTGTGCCTACCGGCAGCCGGATCATGCAGGCGGCGGCACGGGACATCAAGAACATCAGCCTGGAACTGGGGGGCAAGTCGCCGTTCATCATCTTCGATGACAGTGACCTCGAAGCGGCTGTCGAATGGATCATGTTCGGCATTTTCTGGAACCAGGGCCAGGTCTGCTCGGCTACTTCACGCGTGTTGGTACAGCGCGATCTCTACGAGCCGCTGCTGCATCGCCTCAAGGCCGAGGCGGCGAAAATCGTCATCGGCAATGGCCAACAGGACGGCGTGCTGCTTGGTCCGCTGGTCAGCCAGGGCCAGTACGACAAGGTCCGCGCGGCGATTTCCCGGGGCAAGGAGGAGGGCGCACGGCTGGTCTGTGGCGGCGAGCGCCCGGCCGGGTTCGACAAGGGCTTCTACCTGCAACCGACAGTCTTTGCCGATGTCGCCGAGGACAGCTGGATCTGGACCGAGGAAATCTTCGGCCCAGTGGTTTGCGTGCGGCCGTTCGACGATGAGCAGGAGGCCCTGCGTTCGGCCAACGACTCGCGCTTCGGCCTGGCGGCAGCGGTGATGTCCAGGGACCTGGAACGTGCCGACCGCGTGGCCCGCAAACTGCGCGCCGGGATCGTCTGGATCAACTGCTCGCAGCCGACTTTCACCGAAGCGCCGTGGGGTGGCTACAAGCAGAGTGGCATCGGTCGCGAGCTGGGCGAGTGGGGGTTGAACAACTACCTGGAAACCAAGCAGATCACCCGCTTCGACAGCGATCAGCCCTGGGGCTGGTACATCAAGTAA
- a CDS encoding proline racemase family protein has product MRWKKTLQLVDVHCEGEIGKVITGGVVGIPGETMLDKMNYINEVDDSLRRLVVLEPRGCLQMSVNLLLPPTRPEAQAGFIVLQADKAHPMSGSNCICVVTALLELGMVPMQEPETTVVLDTPAGLVTARARCEDGRCLSVSLDMIPAFVEHLDVAIETEAFGTIKADIAFGGVYYALIDVDQVGLSIAPQNARELANAGVALREVINRQVSVRHPLFETVNEVAYVMFRNRLDASTYQTCTTLPPGRVDRSPCGTGSSANLATLAARGLVEVGDRLTSRSTINGEFQVQLLGRTDVAGRPAVLPRVTGRAWVYGIQQLGVDPDDPLAAGFMLSDTWGPAF; this is encoded by the coding sequence ATGCGCTGGAAAAAAACGCTGCAACTGGTGGATGTCCATTGCGAAGGCGAGATCGGCAAGGTCATCACCGGCGGGGTGGTGGGCATCCCCGGTGAGACCATGCTGGACAAGATGAACTACATCAATGAAGTCGACGACAGCCTGCGGCGACTGGTGGTGCTGGAGCCCCGTGGCTGCCTGCAGATGTCGGTCAACCTGCTCCTGCCGCCCACACGGCCGGAAGCCCAGGCCGGTTTCATCGTGTTGCAGGCCGACAAGGCCCACCCCATGTCCGGCAGCAACTGCATCTGCGTGGTCACCGCGCTGCTGGAGTTGGGCATGGTGCCGATGCAGGAGCCGGAAACCACCGTGGTGCTCGACACCCCGGCGGGGCTGGTCACCGCCAGGGCGCGCTGTGAGGACGGCCGTTGCCTGAGTGTGTCCCTGGACATGATCCCGGCTTTTGTCGAACACCTGGACGTCGCCATCGAAACCGAAGCGTTCGGCACGATCAAGGCCGACATCGCGTTCGGCGGTGTCTACTACGCGCTGATCGATGTCGATCAGGTCGGCTTGAGCATCGCCCCGCAAAATGCCCGTGAACTGGCCAACGCCGGTGTCGCGCTCAGGGAGGTGATCAACCGCCAGGTCAGCGTGCGCCATCCGCTGTTCGAGACGGTCAATGAAGTGGCCTATGTGATGTTCCGCAATCGCCTGGACGCCAGCACCTACCAGACCTGCACCACGTTGCCGCCCGGACGGGTGGACCGTTCGCCGTGCGGCACCGGCAGCTCGGCGAACCTCGCCACCCTGGCCGCGCGTGGCCTGGTGGAAGTCGGTGACCGATTGACCTCTCGCTCGACCATCAACGGCGAGTTCCAGGTCCAGTTGCTGGGCCGCACCGACGTCGCCGGCCGGCCGGCGGTACTGCCACGGGTTACCGGGCGGGCCTGGGTGTATGGCATCCAGCAATTGGGTGTGGACCCGGATGATCCATTGGCGGCCGGTTTCATGCTCAGCGACACCTGGGGCCCGGCTTTTTAA
- a CDS encoding GntR family transcriptional regulator, which produces MTIKTKTVDKVRRHGGRHVYEELRKRILTLQLKPGSQLDEVSLAGHFGVSRSPVRDALARLISEGLVTILPNRTTLVTPFEIEEFPKYITALDLTQRAVTRLAALHRSEEDLARIHQANNVYVQALAKGSFQQMSETNKAFHMEIAKAARNPYLTSYYERLLGEGQRLLHLHFDFIVSSQTLTSPDHDHDCIIEAIELGQADAAEAASQEHTLLFRDRFLDYMRQNLTKGISIR; this is translated from the coding sequence ATGACAATAAAAACAAAAACAGTCGATAAAGTACGCCGGCATGGCGGCCGCCATGTCTATGAAGAGCTGCGCAAGCGGATCCTGACATTGCAGCTCAAGCCCGGTTCGCAATTGGATGAGGTGTCCCTGGCGGGGCACTTCGGCGTATCCCGTTCGCCGGTTCGCGATGCCCTGGCGCGCCTGATCAGCGAGGGGCTGGTGACGATCCTGCCGAACCGCACGACCCTGGTGACGCCTTTCGAGATCGAGGAGTTTCCCAAGTACATCACCGCCCTGGACCTGACCCAGCGAGCGGTGACGCGCCTGGCCGCACTCCATCGTAGCGAGGAGGATCTGGCGCGCATCCACCAGGCCAACAACGTGTACGTTCAAGCGCTGGCCAAAGGCAGCTTCCAGCAGATGTCCGAGACCAACAAGGCGTTCCACATGGAGATCGCCAAGGCCGCTCGCAACCCCTACCTGACCAGCTACTACGAGCGCTTGCTGGGCGAGGGGCAACGGCTGTTGCACCTGCACTTCGACTTCATCGTCAGCTCGCAGACCCTGACCAGCCCGGATCATGACCATGACTGCATCATCGAAGCCATTGAGCTGGGGCAAGCGGATGCCGCCGAAGCGGCTTCGCAGGAGCACACGCTGCTGTTCCGCGACCGCTTCCTGGATTACATGCGGCAAAACCTGACCAAGGGTATTTCCATCCGCTGA
- a CDS encoding GntR family transcriptional regulator produces MLRVEQRIVLKYKKAGLYDTGQTNRDLMMAKDNDTESGPRRHSGRYIYEELRKQILTLKLKPGVQLDEVSLAAQFGLSRSPVRDALARLITEGLVVILPNRTTLVTPFEIEEFPNYISALDLIQRAVTRLAALQHRAEDLEAIRKADEAYLKAVTSGDFQAMSELNKAFHMAIAHAGRNPYFINYYERLLGEGQRLLHLHFDHVVSSASTHRLGRDHDEIIEAIAARDAEAAEAAAHEHTMLFQRRFLDYMQQNLTARMSVA; encoded by the coding sequence ATGCTGAGGGTCGAACAGCGGATTGTGCTGAAATACAAGAAGGCTGGCTTGTATGATACCGGCCAGACCAACCGGGACCTGATGATGGCAAAAGACAACGACACCGAAAGCGGCCCTCGTCGCCATAGCGGACGCTATATCTATGAAGAACTGCGCAAGCAGATCCTGACCCTGAAGCTGAAGCCCGGGGTACAGCTCGATGAAGTATCCCTGGCCGCACAGTTCGGGTTGTCCCGCTCCCCCGTCCGTGATGCTCTGGCACGCTTGATCACCGAAGGCCTGGTAGTCATTCTTCCGAACCGCACCACGCTGGTAACACCCTTCGAAATCGAAGAGTTCCCCAACTACATTTCCGCGCTTGATCTGATTCAGCGGGCCGTGACCCGCCTGGCAGCCCTCCAGCACCGCGCGGAGGACCTGGAAGCGATTCGCAAAGCGGATGAGGCGTACCTCAAGGCCGTCACCAGCGGTGACTTCCAGGCCATGTCCGAACTGAACAAAGCCTTCCACATGGCCATTGCCCATGCCGGGCGCAACCCTTATTTCATCAACTACTACGAGCGCCTCCTGGGTGAAGGGCAACGCTTGCTGCACCTGCACTTTGATCACGTCGTCAGCTCCGCCAGTACCCACCGACTGGGACGGGACCACGACGAAATCATCGAGGCCATCGCTGCGCGAGACGCGGAGGCAGCGGAGGCCGCCGCGCATGAGCACACCATGCTGTTTCAACGCCGCTTCCTCGACTACATGCAGCAGAATCTCACGGCACGCATGTCAGTGGCTTAA
- a CDS encoding LysR family transcriptional regulator, with protein MKTKTPLHQVSDFDLRLLRVFKTVAECGSFSGAESALGITRSAISLHMGDLEKRLGMRLCQRGRAGFALTDEGREVLRAGETVLVAIEGFRSEVNQMHQQLRGDLNVAIVNNLVTQPRMRITHALKAVRAEGSGVRINLSMSTPGEIERGLLDGRLHVGALPLITPLSGLDYNLLYEERSNLYCSHEHPLFAEAATVTDTQLAQADAVIPAYRMTAEAIGLHQLLSFAASATDREGIAFLILTGAYIGFLPDHYAATWVEKGLMTALDPDRLHFDSKIAIAMRKGRRQNLIIERFLNELHLTDSTG; from the coding sequence ATGAAAACGAAAACGCCACTGCATCAGGTCAGTGATTTCGATCTCCGATTGCTGCGCGTATTCAAGACCGTGGCCGAGTGCGGCAGTTTTTCCGGTGCCGAGAGCGCGCTGGGCATCACCCGTTCGGCCATCAGCCTGCACATGGGCGACCTGGAGAAGCGCTTGGGCATGCGCCTGTGCCAACGCGGCCGGGCCGGTTTCGCCTTGACCGATGAAGGCCGCGAAGTGCTGCGCGCCGGTGAAACCGTGCTGGTGGCTATCGAGGGTTTTCGCAGTGAAGTGAACCAGATGCACCAGCAGTTGCGCGGCGACCTGAACGTGGCCATCGTCAATAACCTGGTCACCCAACCGAGGATGCGCATCACCCACGCGCTCAAGGCCGTGCGGGCCGAAGGCAGCGGCGTGCGAATCAATCTCAGCATGAGCACGCCGGGGGAGATCGAGCGGGGGCTGCTCGACGGGCGTCTGCATGTGGGGGCCTTGCCGTTGATCACACCGCTGTCGGGCCTGGACTACAACCTGCTCTACGAGGAGCGGTCGAACCTGTACTGCAGCCATGAGCACCCGTTGTTCGCCGAGGCCGCGACGGTCACCGACACCCAGCTGGCCCAGGCAGACGCCGTCATCCCCGCCTACCGGATGACCGCTGAAGCGATCGGCCTGCATCAATTGCTCAGCTTTGCGGCCTCGGCGACCGACCGGGAAGGCATTGCATTCCTGATTCTGACCGGCGCCTACATCGGCTTTCTGCCGGACCACTACGCCGCGACCTGGGTAGAAAAAGGCCTCATGACCGCCCTCGATCCCGACAGGCTTCACTTCGACTCCAAGATCGCCATCGCCATGCGCAAGGGACGTAGACAGAACCTGATCATCGAGCGTTTTCTCAATGAACTGCACCTGACGGACAGCACCGGCTGA
- a CDS encoding sarcosine oxidase subunit gamma, which translates to MSSLNAQEMIRPCPVVHPQACTLVDLTDLPRVGFRGAQAADYLEARGFVLPQSPNRSVLQADGSQVARLSQTEYLLLGSVEDQGERIADEEARWELDHRANYLLPRQDSHACFLLSGAPIAQVMAKLCGVDLSRQAFDPGAVAQTSAARINVIVIHCGTDDSPAFQILCDRASRAYFHEAMLDALEEFSA; encoded by the coding sequence ATGTCCAGTCTGAATGCACAAGAGATGATCAGGCCGTGCCCGGTCGTCCACCCGCAGGCCTGCACACTGGTGGACCTGACCGACCTGCCCCGGGTGGGCTTTCGCGGAGCGCAAGCGGCCGACTACCTGGAGGCTCGCGGCTTTGTCCTGCCGCAGTCCCCCAATCGGTCGGTCCTCCAGGCTGACGGTAGCCAGGTGGCACGTCTGTCACAGACCGAATACCTGCTGCTGGGCAGCGTCGAGGATCAAGGCGAGCGGATCGCCGACGAAGAAGCGCGCTGGGAACTCGACCACCGGGCCAACTACCTGCTGCCACGCCAGGACAGCCATGCCTGCTTCCTGCTGAGCGGCGCCCCCATTGCCCAGGTCATGGCCAAGCTGTGCGGCGTCGATCTGAGCCGACAGGCCTTCGACCCGGGTGCGGTGGCGCAGACTTCGGCGGCGCGGATCAATGTGATCGTCATCCATTGCGGAACCGACGACAGCCCGGCGTTCCAGATTCTCTGTGACCGGGCTTCGCGGGCCTACTTCCACGAGGCGATGCTCGATGCGCTGGAGGAGTTTTCAGCGTAG